From Microbacterium sp. CGR2:
AGCTGCTGCTCCAGAGACTTGAGACGCTGACTCACGGCCGACGGTGTGACCTGCAGGCGCCGGGACGCGGCATCCAACGTCCCCTCATCGGCGACGGCTGCCACGGTGGCCGCCAGTTCGGGATCGATTCTCACATCAATGATGCTAATGGTTCGGTAGGAATCTTCGCTGGTGCTCATGTCTCTGTCTTCCTAACCTGGAACGATGTTCTCGGTTCTCGCCGGCTTCGGCCTCGGCCTCTCACTGATCGTCGCCATCGGCGCTCAGAACGTCTTCGTGCTGCGTCAGGGCATCCGCCGTGAACATGTGCTCGCCGTGGTCGCCATCTGCGCCCTGTCGGACGCTGTGCTGATCGTCGCCGGTGTCGCGGGCCTGGGTCTCGTCATCTCAGCCGCACCGTGGTTGATCGTCGTCGCCCGCTGGGCGGGGGCCCTGTTCCTGCTCGCATACGGCCTGCTGGCCGCCCGTCGCGCATGGACGGGAGGCGACAGCGTCCTGGACGGGGAAGGAACGGATGCCGCGGACGTGACGAACGCGGCGGCTGCGTCCGGCACCTCGACGCTCACGCGCACGCGCCTCGCACCTGTGATCCTCACCGTCCTCGCCCTCACCTGGCTGAACCCGCACGTCTACCTCGACACGGTGCTCATGCTCGGGTCCATCGCGACGACTCACGGCGAGGGACGCTGGCTCTTCGCCGCGGGGGCTGTCGCCGCCAGCCTGCTGTGGTTCACGGCGCTCGGCTTCGGTGCGCGCTACCTGGGCCGCTGGCTGCGCACGCCGCGTTCCTGGCGCGTCCTCGACGGCATCATCGCCGTCGTGATGATCGCACTCGCCGTGAGCCTGGTGCTGCCGGTGCTGGGCGGTTGAATCCCTGGACGAGCGGATTCAGGTCGATCCGGCCAGAAGTCGATCGGGTCAGGGGCCGTCGAGCTGACCGCCGTCGAGCGGACGCATGATGCGCGTGAGGAACCGCCGCGTGCGCTCGTGCTGCGGATTCGTGAAGACCTGCTGCGGGCTGCCCTGCTCGACCACTGCACCCTCGTCCATGAACAGGACGTGATCTGCGGCCTCCCGGGCGAAGCTCAGCTCGTGGGTGACGACGGCCATGGTCCACCCCTCATCCGCGAGCTCTTTGATGACCAGAAGCACCTCGCCGACGAGCTCCGGGTCGAGCGCGCTGGTGGGTTCGTCGAACAGCAGCAGATCCGGCTTCAATGCCAGCGCACGCACGATGCCGACACGCTGCTGCTGCCCACCGGAGAGCTGGTGTGGACGTGCGTTCTCTTTGTCGGACAGGCCGACACGGGCGAGAAGCTCTCGCGCCTCGGCCACGACCGCGTCCTTGGGCCGGCCGTGCACCCGCCAGGGCCCTTCGATCACATTCTCCAGCACGGTGAAGTGCGGAAAGAGGTTGTGGTGCTGGAAGACCATCGCCGAGCGGTCGCGAAGTGCGATTCGCTGCTTCGGGGAGGGCCGAGAGCTGAAGTCGATATCCGGGCCGTCCGCGACCGTGACGGTGCCGGCATCCGGCGTCTCGAGACCGTTGAGCGAGCGTAGGACGGTGGTCTTCCCCGAGCCGCTCGGGCCGATGAGCACGACGACCTCACCGCGATGCAGCGTCAGATCGATACCCCGGAGCACCTCGTTGTCCCCGAAGCTCTTGCGCAGACCGCGCGCGGTGAGCAGCGGTTCTGCGGATTCAGTTGGTGACACGGCTGTCGAGTCTCCTCTCCAGGGCGCTCTGCCCCGTCGAAAGCACCAGGCAGATCACCCAGTAGACCAGGGCGGCCGCCAGATACACCACCATCACCTGGTACGACGTCGCCGCGATCTGCTGCGTCACCCGGAACAGCTCGGTGACCAGGATCGTGGAGGTCAGCGAGGTGTCCTTGAC
This genomic window contains:
- a CDS encoding LysE/ArgO family amino acid transporter translates to MFSVLAGFGLGLSLIVAIGAQNVFVLRQGIRREHVLAVVAICALSDAVLIVAGVAGLGLVISAAPWLIVVARWAGALFLLAYGLLAARRAWTGGDSVLDGEGTDAADVTNAAAASGTSTLTRTRLAPVILTVLALTWLNPHVYLDTVLMLGSIATTHGEGRWLFAAGAVAASLLWFTALGFGARYLGRWLRTPRSWRVLDGIIAVVMIALAVSLVLPVLGG
- a CDS encoding amino acid ABC transporter ATP-binding protein, with translation MSPTESAEPLLTARGLRKSFGDNEVLRGIDLTLHRGEVVVLIGPSGSGKTTVLRSLNGLETPDAGTVTVADGPDIDFSSRPSPKQRIALRDRSAMVFQHHNLFPHFTVLENVIEGPWRVHGRPKDAVVAEARELLARVGLSDKENARPHQLSGGQQQRVGIVRALALKPDLLLFDEPTSALDPELVGEVLLVIKELADEGWTMAVVTHELSFAREAADHVLFMDEGAVVEQGSPQQVFTNPQHERTRRFLTRIMRPLDGGQLDGP